One Candidatus Angelobacter sp. DNA window includes the following coding sequences:
- a CDS encoding substrate-binding domain-containing protein, giving the protein GLEPLADELRGGAAQQLRFGASGTVLRDHLPELARHVRKRFPNLKLTLREGHQPQLKAWLQKQELDLAVTVIEGKPPPGVNSAPLLKLPLVLLVGKTSRIAGPGELWKRDKIDETLISLPAYESIPKHFQQGLGRLGVDWFPRIEVSSLALIETYVENGYGVGLSVAIPRSKLSPGVRALPLEGFLPVTLAALWPGKTTPIIQAFLNELKHRAQTLSK; this is encoded by the coding sequence AAGGGTTGGAGCCCCTGGCCGATGAACTGCGTGGCGGCGCTGCCCAGCAACTGCGCTTCGGCGCTTCCGGCACTGTTCTGCGGGATCATCTGCCGGAACTGGCCCGGCACGTGCGCAAGAGATTTCCCAACCTGAAACTGACGCTGCGGGAGGGGCACCAGCCGCAGCTCAAAGCCTGGCTCCAGAAACAGGAACTGGATCTCGCCGTGACCGTGATCGAGGGCAAGCCGCCTCCGGGCGTCAATTCCGCGCCGTTGCTCAAACTGCCTTTGGTGCTTCTCGTCGGAAAAACGAGCCGGATTGCCGGGCCCGGGGAATTGTGGAAGCGGGACAAGATTGACGAAACGCTCATCAGTCTGCCGGCGTATGAGAGCATCCCGAAACACTTTCAGCAGGGCCTCGGCCGCCTGGGTGTTGACTGGTTCCCGCGCATCGAAGTGTCATCGCTGGCGTTGATTGAAACTTATGTCGAGAACGGGTATGGCGTTGGCCTCTCGGTCGCCATTCCCCGATCGAAACTCTCACCCGGAGTTCGCGCATTGCCGTTGGAGGGTTTCCTTCCCGTGACGCTGGCCGCGCTATGGCCGGGCAAAACGACACCCATCATCCAGGCGTTCCTGAACGAATTGAAGCACCGTGCTCAAACACTTTCAAAGTGA
- a CDS encoding DNRLRE domain-containing protein — protein sequence MQHSRQEIVGIVAALVTIFAPNILSADTVTLIPTEDATISEKSLDIPLGGQPTLDSGTTGPNEGLKMNRALLKFNVAANIPTNATVTSATLTTTVVQAPTTTGLWFSLHKILQGWSESAVTWTNRLSPAAPWSAPGGEEGPDYSSLVTQSNLITGTGTFAFASNSNLVADVQDWVSNPVTNSGWILICDQEDLERSVRKFASRETSYATNRPSLEVQFTRPFPPTLTVIPMTNGNFQFFFNAESNRNYLVLYGGDCATTNWAVLKNITPLLAPTNVLVSEPLLTNSNRFYRVLAL from the coding sequence ATGCAGCATTCGAGGCAGGAGATTGTTGGGATCGTAGCCGCTCTTGTCACGATCTTTGCCCCGAACATCCTGAGCGCCGACACCGTCACTTTGATCCCGACTGAGGATGCAACAATTTCCGAAAAGAGCCTGGATATACCACTGGGCGGTCAACCAACTCTTGACTCGGGCACGACGGGTCCGAATGAGGGGTTGAAAATGAATCGCGCCCTCCTGAAGTTCAACGTTGCAGCGAACATTCCAACAAATGCGACAGTCACTTCCGCGACGCTCACCACGACGGTTGTCCAAGCTCCAACAACTACCGGCCTCTGGTTTAGTTTGCACAAAATTTTACAGGGCTGGAGTGAAAGCGCGGTTACTTGGACTAATCGCTTGTCGCCAGCGGCACCATGGAGCGCTCCGGGGGGTGAGGAGGGGCCGGATTATTCCAGTTTAGTGACTCAATCGAACCTCATCACTGGAACCGGCACCTTCGCGTTCGCCTCCAACTCGAACTTGGTGGCCGACGTTCAGGATTGGGTGAGCAATCCGGTCACTAATTCCGGGTGGATTCTCATTTGCGACCAGGAAGATTTGGAGAGAAGCGTGCGAAAATTCGCATCTCGCGAAACCAGCTACGCGACCAACCGTCCATCGCTTGAGGTTCAGTTCACCCGGCCTTTTCCCCCGACCTTGACGGTCATTCCGATGACGAATGGCAACTTTCAATTCTTCTTCAACGCCGAATCCAATCGCAATTACTTGGTCCTGTATGGCGGTGATTGCGCTACTACGAATTGGGCGGTTCTCAAGAATATCACGCCCCTGCTCGCTCCGACAAATGTCCTGGTTTCCGAACCGCTTTTGACGAACAGCAATCGTTTCTACCGCGTCTTGGCCCTCTGA
- a CDS encoding TolC family protein, translating to MKRFLQPGLWPLLLAVCFVLTGCSTQHYRKSADKEAYGAIAQKSPLVKNMEEHFTIEQTNQFFLEGLPATTNVEEFLGRDGELERGARVISLEKALDIAVTHSRIYQSQKEQLFLAALGLTLARHQFAPIFSAGGTASYNVNTAPVVDTVPDPTDPTGQRQIPVISDNLAESRSFSASGQSLGSILLSTGARLSASFTSDFFRYLSGDPGTRVSSRVLGTLIQPLWRGAGYRVTMENLTQSERNLLYALRNFTLFRKRFSVDVATAYYRVLQSRDVARNSYINLQSSRRNADRTRALAREGRVTQADLGRLEQQELLAESQWIAGLNNYKQDLDSFKIQLGLSTDANIVLDDRDLEQLKIVHPDISVEESTKVALATRLDYQNLREQFEDAGRKIGIAANALKAQVDLVASAGIDSPQESSTRFPVPDINRYNWSAGLNLNLPLERKAERNAYRASLITYEAARRTFEQQADQIKLDVRNGWRALDQAKRNYEINEIGVKLAERRVEEQNLLAELGRARAQDQVDAQNALNDSKNQLTQALVSHTIARLQFWNNLGILYIKDNGQWEEVADAKSN from the coding sequence ATGAAACGGTTTCTGCAACCCGGGCTGTGGCCCCTGCTGCTCGCGGTCTGTTTTGTTTTGACCGGTTGTTCCACGCAGCATTATCGAAAATCCGCGGACAAGGAGGCGTACGGCGCGATCGCCCAGAAGTCGCCCCTGGTGAAAAACATGGAGGAACATTTCACCATCGAACAAACGAACCAATTCTTTCTGGAGGGTCTGCCCGCGACGACGAACGTCGAGGAGTTTTTGGGCCGGGACGGCGAGCTGGAGCGCGGGGCCCGCGTCATTTCCCTGGAGAAGGCGCTGGACATTGCGGTCACTCACAGCAGGATTTATCAAAGCCAGAAGGAGCAGCTGTTTCTCGCGGCGCTCGGTCTGACGCTTGCGCGGCATCAGTTCGCCCCCATTTTTTCCGCCGGCGGCACGGCCAGTTACAACGTCAACACCGCCCCGGTGGTTGACACCGTGCCCGACCCCACCGACCCCACGGGACAACGGCAGATTCCCGTCATCAGCGACAACCTGGCGGAGTCACGGAGTTTCAGCGCCAGCGGCCAGAGTCTGGGCAGCATTTTGCTGAGCACCGGCGCGCGTCTGTCCGCCTCCTTCACTTCGGATTTTTTCCGCTATTTGAGCGGTGATCCCGGCACCCGGGTCTCTTCACGCGTCCTGGGGACGCTCATCCAGCCGCTTTGGCGCGGCGCGGGCTACCGGGTGACGATGGAAAACCTGACTCAATCCGAACGCAACCTGCTTTACGCGCTGCGCAATTTCACCCTTTTCCGAAAGCGATTCAGTGTGGATGTGGCAACCGCCTACTACCGCGTGTTGCAGAGCCGGGACGTGGCGCGCAACAGCTATATCAACCTGCAAAGCTCGCGACGGAACGCGGACCGGACGCGTGCGCTCGCGCGCGAAGGCCGGGTGACCCAGGCGGATCTGGGGCGGCTCGAACAACAGGAACTTCTGGCCGAGAGCCAATGGATTGCCGGTCTGAACAATTACAAGCAGGACCTCGACAGCTTCAAAATCCAGCTTGGCCTGTCCACGGACGCCAATATCGTCCTCGACGATCGCGACCTCGAACAGTTGAAGATTGTTCACCCGGACATCAGCGTGGAGGAGTCCACCAAAGTTGCACTGGCGACGCGGCTCGACTATCAGAATTTGCGCGAACAATTCGAGGACGCGGGTCGAAAGATCGGCATCGCTGCGAACGCCCTCAAGGCACAGGTGGACCTGGTCGCATCCGCGGGGATCGACAGCCCACAGGAAAGCTCCACGCGCTTTCCCGTGCCGGACATCAACCGGTACAACTGGAGCGCCGGCCTGAACTTGAACCTGCCGCTCGAACGCAAGGCGGAGCGCAACGCCTATCGGGCTTCATTGATCACGTACGAAGCGGCCCGGCGGACCTTCGAACAACAGGCGGACCAGATCAAACTCGATGTGCGAAATGGCTGGCGCGCCCTGGACCAGGCCAAGCGGAATTATGAGATCAACGAGATCGGCGTAAAGCTCGCCGAGCGGCGGGTGGAGGAGCAGAATCTTCTGGCCGAGCTGGGCCGTGCGCGGGCACAGGACCAGGTGGATGCGCAGAACGCTTTGAACGATTCAAAAAACCAGCTGACCCAGGCGCTGGTCAGCCACACCATCGCGCGCCTGCAATTCTGGAACAATCTGGGAATCCTTTACATCAAAGACAACGGACAATGGGAGGAGGTCGCCGATGCCAAATCGAACTAA